CGGCTGCGGCTGTTCGGGCGGCGGAGGCGGAAAGTTGTCGGACATGCGGTCCCCCCACGGGAAGTCGGCCAGGTGAGGGACTTACGGTACGTGGCCCCAACCGCACCACCCGCACCGCGCGTACAGAAAGTGAACGGACCACCATGGGCGAGCTGATCCTCATCCGGCACGGCGAGACCGAGTGGTCCCGCTCCGGGCAGCACACGAGCTGGACCGACCTTCCCCTGACCGCCACCGGCGAGCGCCAGGCCCGCGCCCTCGTCCCCCTGCTCGCCGACCGGAACATCGGGCTCACCCTCGTCAGCCCCTCGGTCCGGGCCCGCCGCACCGCCGAGCTGGCCGGGCTCCACGCCCCCCGGGTCACCCCCGAGCTGCGGGAGTGGGACTACGGCGGGTACGAGGGCATCACCACCCAGGCGATCCGCCGCACCCGCCCCTTCTGGAACCTGTGGACCGACGGCGTCGACCCCGGCTCCGACGAGCACCCCGGCGAGAGCCCCGCCGAGGTCGGGCAGCGCGCCGACCAGGTGCTCGCGGGCGTCCGGTCGGCCGCCGAGGGGATCGGCAGCGCGGACGTCGCACTCGTCGCCCACTCGCACTTCCTGCGCGTCCTCACCGCCCGCTACCTGGAGCTGACCCCGGCCGAGGGGCGCCTCTTCCAGCTCGCCACCGGCGCCGTCTCCCGGCTCGGCACCGAACACGGCCGACCGGTGATCGCCGCCCTCAACGTGGCCCTGCCCGAGAGCCTCCAGGAGGGCTGAGACGCCGACGGCCGGCACCCCGCCTCGGGGTACCGGCCGCCAGCCTGCGTCACGTACGGATCAGGAGAGCAGTTCCACCTCCGCCAGCGTCGCCGGACCGGTCAGCACCAGGCGGTACTTCGCGTACGCGCCGGGCTTGCCCACCGAGAACGCCCGGGTCTGCTTGTCCCAGGCGAAGGACTCGCCGGAGCGGCGGTCGAGGTCCGTCCACTTCTTGCCGTCGGACGAGCCCTGGAGCGTCCAGCCCTTCGGGGCCTTGTCCGCCGCAGCCGACGTCAGCGTGTACTGGAGCGCCTTGGTGGACGAGTCGACCGGCAGCTCCACCGACTCGACCTCCGCCGAGGTCGCCGAGGTGTTGTCGAACAGCGCCCCGGCACCCTTCAGCACATCGCCCTTGGGCGTCGGCGCCTTGTCGTCCTGCTGGATGGAGACCGGGGCCGCGTCCTTGCCCGTGCCCCAGGCCGACGGCTTCGGGCCCATGTCGAACTCCAGGGTGCCGCCCTTGGCCAGCAGGTCGTGCGGGAGCGCGGTGGAGGTCCACTTCTTGCCGTTGACCTTCACGCCCTGCACGTAGATGTTCGTCTCGCTGTTCTTCGGGGCCTTCACGGTCAGCTTGCGGCCGTTGTCCATGCGGACGGTGACCTTCTTGAAGAGCGGCGAGCCGATCGCGTACTCCCCGCTGCCCATCACCAGCGGGTAGAAGCCGAGCGAGGAGAAGAGGTACCAGGCCGACTGCTCGCCGTTGTCCTCGTCGCCGTGGATGCCCTGCCCGATCTCGCTGCCGACGTAGAGGCGGCTCAGCACCTCGCGGACCTTCTCCTGCGTCTTGTACGGCTGCGAGGCCGCGTTGTACATGTACGTGGCGTGGTGGGCGACCTGGTTGCTGTGCCCGTACTGGCCCATCCGCACGTCACGCGCCTCGGTCATCTCGTGGATGACCCCGCCGTAGCTGCCGACGAACTCCGGGCCCGCCGTCTCCGGCGTCGAGAAGTACGTGTCCAGCTTCTTCCCGAGCCCCGCGCGGCCGCCGTACAGGTTGGCCAGGCCCCTGCTGTCCTGCGGGGCGGTGAAGGCGTAGCCCCAGCCGTTGGTCTCGGTGTAGTCGTAGCCCCAGACGCGGGGGTCGTACTGGTCCGAGGGCAGGCGCCAGTCGCCGTTCGGCTTCTTGCCCTGGAAGAAGCCCGCCTTCTCGTCGAAGAGCTTGACGTACTTCTGCGCCCGGTTGAGGAAGTAGGCCGACTCCTCCTTGTACCGCGCCTTCTTCGTCTTCTTGTAGAGCTCCTCACCCATCCGCGCGATGCCGTAGTCGTTGAGGTAGCCCTCCAGCGACCAGGAGAGGCCCTCGTGCGTCGCGGTGTTGGCGTAACCGGTGAAGACCGAGGTCTCCATGCCCTTGCGGCCGACGCCCGAGGACGGCGGGGCCACCGTGGCGTTCTTGACCGCCGCGTCGTACGCCGCCTCCGCGTCGAACTTCACGCCCTTGACGTATGCGTCAGCGAAGGCCACGTCCGAGCTGGTGCCCGTCATCAGGTCCGCGTAGCCGGGGGAGGACCAGCGGGAGGTCCAGCCGCCGTCCTTGTAGTGCTGGACGAAGCCGTCCACCAGCTCGCCGGCCTTCTTCGGGGAGAAGAAGGAGTAGGCGGGCCAGGTCGTGCGGTAGGTGTCCCAGAAGCCGTTGTTGACGTACACCTTGCCGTCGACGATCTTCGCCCCGGTCCGCGTGGGGGTGTCCGTGCCGGTCGGCTTGGACAAGGGGCTCGCGTACTTGTTCTTCCCGTCGACCTTCTCGTGGCCGGAGTTCGGGTAGAGGTAGAGGCGGTAGAGGCTGGAGTAGAGCGTGGTCAGCTGGTCCTCGTTGGCCCCCTCCACCTCGATCGTCCCGAGGACCTTGTCCCAGGCCTTCTGCGCGGTGCGCTGCACCTTCTCGAAGGAGGTGGACGCCGGGATCTCCATCGCCAGGTTCTTCTTCGCCTGGTCGACGCCGATCAGCGAGGTGGCCAGCCGCAGGTTGACCGTGCGGTCCTTGCCCGCGTCGAAGCGGAAGAAGCCGGTGACATCGTCGCCGCCCCCGCCCTTCAGCTTGCCGCTGTCCGTCACCGGCGCGTCGAAGACGCCGTACACGAACATGCGGGTCGCGCCGGTGGAGAGGCCGCTCTTCACGTCCGTGTAGCCGGAGAAGGAGCTGGTCTTCGGGTCCAGGGTCAGGCCGCCGGCGTTCGACACGTTGTCGAAGACCAGGCTGGCGTCCTTGCCCGGATAGGTGAACCGCATCCGCGCCGCGTGGTCGGTCGGCGCGATCTCGGTCTTGAGGCCGTTCTCGAACGTGACGCCGTAGTAGTGCGGCTTCGCGGTCTCGTTCTCGTGCCGGAACGGCAGCGCACGGGCGGTCCGGGCGGCGTCCGGGGTGCCCTTCGCCGCCGACGGCATCACCTGGAAGGTCTGCCGGTCGCCCATCCACGGGCTCGGCTCATGGCTGGCGCTGAAGGCCTGGAGCGTGGGGAGGTTCTCCTCGTTGTTGCCCCGGTGGTAGTCGTACAGCCAGCTCAGCGAACCGGCGTTGGTGACCGGCGTCCAGAAGTTGAAGCCGTGCGGGACGGCGGTGGCCGGGATGTTGTTGCCGCGCGAGTAGCCGCCGGAGGAGTTGGTGCCGCGCGTGGTCAGCGCGTAGTCCGACAGGTGCGCCTTGCGCTTCGCCGGCTTCTTCGGCTCGATCACGATGTCGTCGACCCAGCCCTGGAACTTGGCCGGGCCCTTGTCGGAGTCGTACGCCACCAGCACCCGGTCGACCGTCTTGCCCGCGGCGACCGTGCCGATGCGGGAGGCGACCTTGTTCCACTGGTTGACGTAGAGCCGCTTGGCGTCGCCCTGGCCCTGCGGGGTCAGCAGCCCGCCGTGGCTGTCGGTGGCCTTCAGCTCGCTCAGGTAGGTGCCGTCGGTGAAGGCCAGGTCCACCGCGATGTGGGTCGCGGGGTAGTTGAGGTCCGTCTCGCCCATCTGCGGATAGACGAGGTAGGAGAGCTCGGTGTCCTTGGTGACGGCCGTGTTCACGTCGAAGACCTTGTTGTACGCGTACGCCCGGCCGTCCGGCTTGTGCGTACCCGCGTAACGCAGCGCCTTCTTTCCGGTGAACCCCGCGCCGGACTTGGCGGTGGGGGAGCCGGAGGGGCCCCGGTCGGGCTGGCTGCGCATCTCGTCGGGGACGGGCGCGGAGGTGTCACCGTTCGAGAACTGAACGTCGGCGAGCTGGAGGATGTCGGATGCGCCGTTGTTGGCGGTGATCTCCAGCCGGAAGTGCCGGTAGGCGGTGTCGGAGGTGAAATCGTACGACTTCGTCTCCTGGCGCTTCTCGAACTTCTCACCCTTACGGGTGTCGAGGTCGGTCCACTCCTTGCCGTCCGCCGAGCCCTTGAGCGTCCAGTCCTTCGGGTCGCGCGGGGCGTGGTCGTTGGCGGAGGTGAGCGCGTACGTCACCACCTTCACCGGCTCGTCCAGGTCGAACTCGACCCAGCCGGTCGTCGCGAACGCCAGCCACTTGGAGGCCGGTTCGACGTCGACCAGGTTCTCCTTGACCTCGCCGCCGGCGGTGTTCTCGGCACTGGCGCGGACGTCGGTCACCCGGTCGGTGA
This DNA window, taken from Streptomyces griseus subsp. griseus, encodes the following:
- a CDS encoding histidine phosphatase family protein, translated to MGELILIRHGETEWSRSGQHTSWTDLPLTATGERQARALVPLLADRNIGLTLVSPSVRARRTAELAGLHAPRVTPELREWDYGGYEGITTQAIRRTRPFWNLWTDGVDPGSDEHPGESPAEVGQRADQVLAGVRSAAEGIGSADVALVAHSHFLRVLTARYLELTPAEGRLFQLATGAVSRLGTEHGRPVIAALNVALPESLQEG
- a CDS encoding GH92 family glycosyl hydrolase, which produces MQPPRGLHHGAGKVFSSATRTRRSRTAAVLAASLALALAAPTAAVAGPSEGPRKPSGERTFRSSFEADEKQPDWRNTAEEGPDGTERSSGVDGGFSSGIPGNVTDRVTDVRASAENTAGGEVKENLVDVEPASKWLAFATTGWVEFDLDEPVKVVTYALTSANDHAPRDPKDWTLKGSADGKEWTDLDTRKGEKFEKRQETKSYDFTSDTAYRHFRLEITANNGASDILQLADVQFSNGDTSAPVPDEMRSQPDRGPSGSPTAKSGAGFTGKKALRYAGTHKPDGRAYAYNKVFDVNTAVTKDTELSYLVYPQMGETDLNYPATHIAVDLAFTDGTYLSELKATDSHGGLLTPQGQGDAKRLYVNQWNKVASRIGTVAAGKTVDRVLVAYDSDKGPAKFQGWVDDIVIEPKKPAKRKAHLSDYALTTRGTNSSGGYSRGNNIPATAVPHGFNFWTPVTNAGSLSWLYDYHRGNNEENLPTLQAFSASHEPSPWMGDRQTFQVMPSAAKGTPDAARTARALPFRHENETAKPHYYGVTFENGLKTEIAPTDHAARMRFTYPGKDASLVFDNVSNAGGLTLDPKTSSFSGYTDVKSGLSTGATRMFVYGVFDAPVTDSGKLKGGGGDDVTGFFRFDAGKDRTVNLRLATSLIGVDQAKKNLAMEIPASTSFEKVQRTAQKAWDKVLGTIEVEGANEDQLTTLYSSLYRLYLYPNSGHEKVDGKNKYASPLSKPTGTDTPTRTGAKIVDGKVYVNNGFWDTYRTTWPAYSFFSPKKAGELVDGFVQHYKDGGWTSRWSSPGYADLMTGTSSDVAFADAYVKGVKFDAEAAYDAAVKNATVAPPSSGVGRKGMETSVFTGYANTATHEGLSWSLEGYLNDYGIARMGEELYKKTKKARYKEESAYFLNRAQKYVKLFDEKAGFFQGKKPNGDWRLPSDQYDPRVWGYDYTETNGWGYAFTAPQDSRGLANLYGGRAGLGKKLDTYFSTPETAGPEFVGSYGGVIHEMTEARDVRMGQYGHSNQVAHHATYMYNAASQPYKTQEKVREVLSRLYVGSEIGQGIHGDEDNGEQSAWYLFSSLGFYPLVMGSGEYAIGSPLFKKVTVRMDNGRKLTVKAPKNSETNIYVQGVKVNGKKWTSTALPHDLLAKGGTLEFDMGPKPSAWGTGKDAAPVSIQQDDKAPTPKGDVLKGAGALFDNTSATSAEVESVELPVDSSTKALQYTLTSAAADKAPKGWTLQGSSDGKKWTDLDRRSGESFAWDKQTRAFSVGKPGAYAKYRLVLTGPATLAEVELLS